The stretch of DNA GCCGAGTTGATTCTGCTGGGCAGGACTTTTGGTAGGGAAACCGAAAACCGTGCTTCCCGTGGCGTACGCGTCGCCAAATTGGTCCACGGCAACTGAAGTAACCGTATCAGCTGTGTCACTTCCAATGTAAGTGGAATATGACAACGTGGGATCTATCACCAGGGGTAGTTTGCGATCAAGACCGGCGATTTCATAGCTCACCGTCTTGTCGTGGTGAATGAGGTAATGAGCAGCAAGCAAGCGACGCACTCCATTGTTTTCCTGGTAAACCCTGGGCCTCCGTTGGAGTACTTTGCCGTTTTCCAACGCCAGCACCAGGTCGCCATTGCGTGCCAGTCTCATCGAACGGGCTCCTCGTGGGGTGAAACGAATTTTTCCCGGATCGACGCCCGGAGCCAGGACCATATCGTACTCAATCTCGCCGTCTTTGCCATAGAACACCGCATCCACTCCCGGGAATAGGTCGCGATAGCGCACTCGCGCATATGTGGGAATGTCGGTGTGCCATTGGCTCGGGTTGTGCCCGATCAGGTAATTGATTCTTCCCGTCAATGGATGCTCGGCCATTATTTGAGGGCGAGAGTTTGCTCCAACCCACTCCAGCCGCAGGACCGAGAGCTCAGGTTTCTTTTGTGAGTCGTGCGACATCAGGGCCAGAACAGTTTCCGCAGGCGAGAAATAAATTGTCGCGTGACCGGCGTGGGCGAGATAGCGGATCTGCGAATCCACTTGCCCATGATTTTCTTCAAATGAAACAGGCAAACCTTTCAGCCGAGCCGCCGAGTTCGTGGCGGGTTGCTGAGCCTGGAATGAAATCTGGAGAAAGAAGACAGTAGCGATAAGAACCATCTTGCGTCGCATGGAACACTCCTCCGGGGAACTAATAACCACCGATGCCCTGCAAGACCAGCAGGTGGTCTGGATTGGAGTTTTATGTGCAAATGGCTCGTTAAAAAGAATCGTAACTCTCGAACTAAATGAGCTAAGGTTTTGGCCTCACACGATACTCCGATGCAACGGGTGTTCTCACAAACCTGCGGCACAAATGCCGACTGGACTTCCGCGCAACTCTGGCCGCTCGTTGTTGCTAGGGCACTCAACTATTCGACTGCCGTCAAAGTATTCGAGGGCGGGTCAGCCGCGGAGGTTATGTGAGACGATCTACCGTCAGCAACATCAACTTTGCGTGTTCGAGCTCCGCGGTTCGCGTGCGGCAGCTCTGCATTGCTCATGGGACGCATCTTACTGGAGGTGCGAATAACCCAGACAATCTCAATTGATGAACACAGTGAGCTTTCTCAAGCAATAGAACAAAAAACGCAGGGGTGGCAACGTGCAAGCTGCAAAAACGCAGGATAAGAGCTGATCAATACACATGCTCTTGCAAGGCTGCCTTCGCTATATCGCAGTTGTAATCCAAAGATGCACGAGACCCGATGGGAACCCGTTTTGGAAATTGCGGCCCAAGCCACTGAAGTGTGCAAGAGCCAGCCCCCATTACGACACTTGAACAAAGGAGATGGAGATGAATATCGGTATCATTGGCTCTGGTAATGTCGGCGGCGCACTAGGCACTCTCTGGGACCAAAAACCACCAAGTGGTTTTTGGCGCGACAAATGCGGATGAGGTCGCGTTCATCGAGGGTTTGGGTAGTCACGTTTGCGGAGGCCTTCCCAATCGATGAAGTGATTACCGTGATGGGTGTGGTTGGGAGGATGCCCGGCAGAGAAATCTTGTGTAATTGCGCCTGCAAATGGCATCCGTTACCACGCTTCTAATGTAAGCCGCTCCACCGGTAATTAGAACCTTCACGGTTCCTTTTCGATTTGCAAGTGTGTCCAAAAATGTATTTCAGGGTGCTGCGGCTTGCAAATGCAATATGAACGTAATCTGGATTTCGCATCCCGGTCTTTCTTGAAGTTTTAGGAAATATCAATCAGTTGGGAAAATCTTGCACTTCTCGACGAAGACAAAGTAGCTGGCCCAGCCTGAAGAATAAAAGGCAGTAGCGTCCAATTTTTTCAGCGCAGAACGTTCTGCAGTTCTTTACGGACGCGAAGGCCGCGGCTGTAGTCGATCAATCCCAGTTTCCTGAATTTGGTCATGAAGTAGCTGATGCGCGGCCGGGTTGTGCCAACCATCTGGGCTAGAACTTCCTGGCTGATTTCCGGGAGGCTGTGTCTCTCCGGCCCGGCCAGCAGCAGAAGCAGCCGGACCAGACGTTCCTCACTGGAATGAAAGATCTGGTCAGCAAGGTTTTCCTCAGCATGGATTTTGCGAATAAGTAGATAACGCGTGAACGAGCTGGCCAAAGCGTGGTCAGTGTCCAGGGCTGCCAGCATCCGGTCTTTTCCAATTTCGAGCAAGGAGCAATCGGTGATGGCGACGGCGCGGGCCAGCCTAAGCGAGTGGCAGGGAACAAGACATTCTTCTCCCAGGAACTCGCCTTTGTCCAGGATCGTAATGGTTGCGGCTTTCCCTTCGCTGGAAAGCAGAGTGAGTCTGACGCGGCCTTCGCGGATATAAAAAAGTGTGGCCGCGGGATCGTCCTGGGAAAAGATGACCTGCTTCTGCAAATAGGCTTGAATCTTCGCGTCCAGCCCTACGTTGGGCAAGAGGACCTGGGGAGGAAACGACACTCCCTTTCCGTTACTGACGTGCGGATCGAGCCTGGCTTTCATGCGGACGACAGCTTACAAACATGGATACTACTTCGTTCAATCGCGACAGTATGTAAAAAAACGGTAAATATCGTCCAGCGATGCCATTCTGGGAAAATTAGATAAATTTAGCTTCATC from Terriglobia bacterium encodes:
- a CDS encoding Crp/Fnr family transcriptional regulator, with translation MKARLDPHVSNGKGVSFPPQVLLPNVGLDAKIQAYLQKQVIFSQDDPAATLFYIREGRVRLTLLSSEGKAATITILDKGEFLGEECLVPCHSLRLARAVAITDCSLLEIGKDRMLAALDTDHALASSFTRYLLIRKIHAEENLADQIFHSSEERLVRLLLLLAGPERHSLPEISQEVLAQMVGTTRPRISYFMTKFRKLGLIDYSRGLRVRKELQNVLR